A single window of Eucalyptus grandis isolate ANBG69807.140 chromosome 1, ASM1654582v1, whole genome shotgun sequence DNA harbors:
- the LOC104441273 gene encoding 14-3-3-like protein D isoform X1, protein MDSSRESLVYVAKLAEQAERYEEMVDEMKKVAKLNVALTVEERNLLSVGYKNVIGARRASWRILTSIEQKEDARGNEISVKRIKEYRKKVESELSSICSDIMVILDEHVIPSASDGESKVFYYKMKGDYYRYLAEFKSDDEKKEVAEQSMKAYEMATSIAESDLPYTHPIRLGLALNFSVFYYEILNSAERACHIAKQAFDDAIAELDNLNEESYKDSTLIMQLLRDNLTLWTSDITEEGVSHLVTEDAQRINGSAKVGMEEGE, encoded by the exons ATGGACTCCTCTCGCGAGAGCCTGGTCTACGTCGCGAAGCTCGCGGAGCAAGCCGAGCGCTACGAGG AGATGGTGGATGAAATGAAGAAGGTTGCGAAGCTCAATGTTGCATTAACCGTTGAAGAGAGAAACCTGCTATCTGTTGGGTACAAAAATGTTATTGGGGCTCGGAGAGCATCCTGGAGGATTCTGACATCCATAGAGCAAAAGGAAGATGCAAGGGGGAACGAGATCAGTGTGAAGCGAATCAAAGAGTACAGGAAGAAGGTTGAATCAGAGCTCTCTAGCATCTGCAGCGATATCATGGTCATACTTGATGAGCATGTCATTCCTTCAGCATCAGACGGTGAATCCAAAGTATTTTACTATAAGAT GAAGGGAGACTACTACCGTTATCTTGCGGAATTCAAGAGTGATGACGAGAAGAAAGAGGTTGCTGAACAGTCAATGAAAGCTTATGAG ATGGCTACAAGTATTGCAGAGTCCGATTTGCCTTATACACATCCCATCCGCCTTGgtttggctttgaatttttcgGTGTTTTACTATGAGATCCTCAACTCAGCTGAAAG GGCATGCCACATCGCAAAGCAGGCATTTGATGATGCAATTGCAGAACTTGACAACCTCAATGAGGAGTCTTACAAAGATAGCACTTTAATCATGCAACTTCTCAGGGACAATCTCACATTGTGGACATCTGACATCACAGAGGAAGGAG TTTCCCATCTTGTAACAGAAGATGCACAAAGGATAAATGGCTCAGCTAAAGTTGGCATGGAAGAAGGAGAG TAA
- the LOC104441273 gene encoding 14-3-3-like protein D isoform X2 → MDSSRESLVYVAKLAEQAERYEEMVDEMKKVAKLNVALTVEERNLLSVGYKNVIGARRASWRILTSIEQKEDARGNEISVKRIKEYRKKVESELSSICSDIMVILDEHVIPSASDGESKVFYYKMKGDYYRYLAEFKSDDEKKEVAEQSMKAYEMATSIAESDLPYTHPIRLGLALNFSVFYYEILNSAERACHIAKQAFDDAIAELDNLNEESYKDSTLIMQLLRDNLTLWTSDITEEGEDAQRINGSAKVGMEEGE, encoded by the exons ATGGACTCCTCTCGCGAGAGCCTGGTCTACGTCGCGAAGCTCGCGGAGCAAGCCGAGCGCTACGAGG AGATGGTGGATGAAATGAAGAAGGTTGCGAAGCTCAATGTTGCATTAACCGTTGAAGAGAGAAACCTGCTATCTGTTGGGTACAAAAATGTTATTGGGGCTCGGAGAGCATCCTGGAGGATTCTGACATCCATAGAGCAAAAGGAAGATGCAAGGGGGAACGAGATCAGTGTGAAGCGAATCAAAGAGTACAGGAAGAAGGTTGAATCAGAGCTCTCTAGCATCTGCAGCGATATCATGGTCATACTTGATGAGCATGTCATTCCTTCAGCATCAGACGGTGAATCCAAAGTATTTTACTATAAGAT GAAGGGAGACTACTACCGTTATCTTGCGGAATTCAAGAGTGATGACGAGAAGAAAGAGGTTGCTGAACAGTCAATGAAAGCTTATGAG ATGGCTACAAGTATTGCAGAGTCCGATTTGCCTTATACACATCCCATCCGCCTTGgtttggctttgaatttttcgGTGTTTTACTATGAGATCCTCAACTCAGCTGAAAG GGCATGCCACATCGCAAAGCAGGCATTTGATGATGCAATTGCAGAACTTGACAACCTCAATGAGGAGTCTTACAAAGATAGCACTTTAATCATGCAACTTCTCAGGGACAATCTCACATTGTGGACATCTGACATCACAGAGGAAGGAG AAGATGCACAAAGGATAAATGGCTCAGCTAAAGTTGGCATGGAAGAAGGAGAG TAA